DNA sequence from the Deinococcus humi genome:
GTGCTGAAGGCGAAGCTTGTGGTCGCCTGGCAGCGGGTCCGGTACATTGACCTGCCTCGCCAACTGATGGATTCCAACTTATGCCGGTATCAATAACGACCAAGTCCGTGGTCGTCCCGGATGCTCTGGACGTGGGAGAAGGGGTTCCAGGACAGCCCATTCTTCATCGGTGAGATCGCTGGTATACGATCGGCGCGGCATTCACCAGCCTACGTCCGTATCCACGGCGTCGACGCCTCCTGGATGACCTTTCAAAACGCACTTTAACCGTGGGCGTCGTGGTGTTTGTGCTGACCCGGCGGGTTGCGCTGGCGTTTTTCGCCACGTTCACCATGTGGGCCGATCTGACCACCCTGGCATACCTGCTGATGCGCCGCGCAGGGTCGGTCTGTGTCGATCTGTGTCGATCTGTGTCGATCTGGTCATCTATCAGCTGCCGGGAAGCTGCACGTCTGCGCCGGGCATCGTGCTGACCTCTGCCGTGCTCGCCGGGCTGCTCTTCGGCGTCCGTTACCTGCACCGCAAATCTGGATGAGGATCGCAATGAATTATCTGTTCTTCTGGCACTGGAATGGACTATATTTGGGTCAGGGAGGCGCTTATGACTCGACCAGTCGTCCGTGAAATTCAAGCCAGTGATCATGTATCCGCGGTGGACACCGGCACACTGGAACTTCTCCAGCAGTTGAGCGGGTTAACCTACGATCGGCTTGATCTGGCGGTGAAGAATTTCGAGCAGCGCCTCAAGAAAAGTCAGCAATCACTCGTGCTGCTCGTTCCGCATGATGGTGGTGCGACCATGACCGTCCGGGCGTCGAGCCTCACACCTACTGCGCGCAGTTACGCCAGCCTGAAGGGTGTAGACATGCCGGGGTACCGTATTGAGCCTCTGCCAGCCGTGAATGCCCACGCGCAAGTCCACGAGGCACTTGGGCGGACGGTAAAAGCACTGACGCGAACCTTCCGCGAGGAAGAGGACGCCCGGGCATGGATGCAGGCACCGAATGACGCTTTTGAAGGTGTCACGCCAGCTAAAATTCTCGAGCAGGGTCAGCCGAATGCGATCAGCACGGTGCTGAGTGCAGCCCGTCAGGGAGTGGCTCTCTGAATATCCCTCTCGTTGCAAAGCAGCTTCCGAAACTCAACCCCATTCGTCAGAATGGGGTCGCTTTCCGGATGACCAGTCTGTATCCAATCGAATTCCTGCAAGAGCCCATCAGCGGGAACGGGTCGCTCCATTCGAGTGGGCGCTTCAACGTCGCCGGCCCGACGGAACACCGGGTTACGTACCTGGCCCTCCACCCGCACGTCAGCATGCGCGAACTGCGGTACACGACCTCCTCAGCCCAGGAGGGCACGCCCGATATTGCGCCGTCCCTGGCGGTGCCGCCTGTCGCGCTCTTTAGTGTCACCTTCAACTTGCACCGTGTGCTGGACCTCACTAGTTCAAGCGTGCGAAATGCACTTGGGATCAGACCCTCTGATCTCACTGGTCACTGGTGGCTGGATAACGAAGAGGGACAGGACAGCGATACGCAGATTCTATCCAGGCTGGTCAATGCCACCAACAGGTTCGACGCCATCAAATACGAGAGTGCCCGAGTCAATGGGCGCACCGCTGGGCACCTTAACGTCACGTGCTACGCCGTGTTTCCTGACCAACTCCAAGCGCCCTCATTCATGCGTGCCGAACCACCCGTAGACGGGACCCCGCCCGGGGCCAAGTACCATCTCCCTTAACAGGACGGGTAGCGTTCCGTGCCTACATTGGTGAAGGAGACCAGGCTGTCCCTCCTCAAAGACTCTTGCACTGTACGATGACTTTGATGGCTGTCTTCCGTCCCAGTCACTACCAGCAGGCCATCTTCGACTTCGTGCGATCTGGGAGTGGTGACGGCGTGGTCAGGGCCACGGCAGGCTCAGGAAAGACCACCACGCTGGTGGAGATCGC
Encoded proteins:
- a CDS encoding MbcA/ParS/Xre antitoxin family protein; translated protein: MTRPVVREIQASDHVSAVDTGTLELLQQLSGLTYDRLDLAVKNFEQRLKKSQQSLVLLVPHDGGATMTVRASSLTPTARSYASLKGVDMPGYRIEPLPAVNAHAQVHEALGRTVKALTRTFREEEDARAWMQAPNDAFEGVTPAKILEQGQPNAISTVLSAARQGVAL
- a CDS encoding RES family NAD+ phosphorylase, encoding MTSLYPIEFLQEPISGNGSLHSSGRFNVAGPTEHRVTYLALHPHVSMRELRYTTSSAQEGTPDIAPSLAVPPVALFSVTFNLHRVLDLTSSSVRNALGIRPSDLTGHWWLDNEEGQDSDTQILSRLVNATNRFDAIKYESARVNGRTAGHLNVTCYAVFPDQLQAPSFMRAEPPVDGTPPGAKYHLP